Proteins found in one Triticum urartu cultivar G1812 chromosome 4, Tu2.1, whole genome shotgun sequence genomic segment:
- the LOC125551895 gene encoding DEAD-box ATP-dependent RNA helicase 24, producing the protein MSKRPRLEGFSIPRPTSYSFERSQPAPRLYVPADDDLDDIAFSDDAAAPSDAAEGGKAEDDEIDPLDAFMAEIQEEIRAPPPPPKPEALRPADSDEDDDPMESFLRAKKDAGLTLAADVMNAGYNSDEEVYAAAKAVDAGMMEYDSDDNPIVVDKRKIEPIPPLDHSTIEYEPFTKDFYEEKPSVSGMSVEEVADYMKSLAIRVSGFDVPRPVKSFEDCGFPVPLMNAIAKQGYEKPTTIQCQALPIVLSGRDIIGIAKTGSGKTAAFVLPMIVHIMDQPELQKEEGPIGVICAPTRELAHQIYLEAKKFAKPYNLQVAAVYGGVSKFEQFKELKSGCEIVVATPGRLIDLLKMKALRMFRATYLVLDEADRMFDLGFEPQIRSIVGQIRPDRQTLLFSATMPYKVERLAREILTDPIRVTVGQVGSANEDIKQVVNVLPSDAEKMPWLLEKMPGMIDDGDVLVFATKKARVDEVENQLNQHGFKVAALHGDKDQASRMETLQKFKSGIYHVLVATDVAARGLDIKSIKTVVNFDIAKEMDMHIHRIGRTGRAGDKDGTAYTLITQKESRFAGELVHSLIAAGQDVPNELMDLAMKDGRFRANRDSRKGGKKGGKGKGGGGGGGGGGGGGGGARGRGIRGVDFGLGIGYGSESGPQVPAPRSATVNTLKTGMMQNFKSSFVSASSSAPSNSAPLRGAPFVKPALRGFVSGGTIGGDSGAARPAPPAPSVVPASSPAGNTNENGNTNPESSRDQRRERKRPSGWDR; encoded by the exons ATGTCGAAGCGACCGAGGCTCGAGGGCTTCAGCATCCCGCGCCCCACCTCATACAGCTTCGAGCGCTCCCAACCCGCGCCGCGCCTCTACGTCCCCGCCGATGACGACCTCGACGACATCGCCTTCTCTGACGACGCAGCCGCACCCTCGGACGCCGCGGAGGGcggcaaggcggaggacgacgagATCGACCCCCTCGACGCATTCATGGCAGAGATCCAGGAGGAGATCCgcgcgccgcccccgccgcccaaGCCCGAGGCACTCCGCCCCGCGGATTCCGATGAGGACGACGACCCCATGGAGAGCTTCCTGCGGGCCAAGAAGGATGCCGGGCTCACGCTTGCCGCCGACGTCATGAACGCCGGGTATAACTCCGACGAGGAGGTATACGCTGCCGCGAAGGCCGTCGACGCAGGCATGATGGAGTACGACTCCGACGACAACCCCATAGTAGTTGACAAGAGGAAGATAGAGCCCATACCACCGCTGGACCATTCGACCATCGAGTATGAGCCCTTCACCAAGGACTTCTACGAGGAGAAGCCGTCAGTTTCAG GGATGAGCGTGGAAGAGGTGGCTGATTATATGAAAAGTTTGGCAATCCGGGTTTCAGGCTTTGATGTGCCAAGGCCAGTTAAAAGCTTTGAAGATTGTGGGTTTCCTGTTCCATTGATGAATGCCATTGCCAAGCAGGGTTATGAAAAGCCGACAACAATTCAGTGTCAGGCTTTACCTATTGTCCTTTCAGGTAGAGATATCATTGGTATTGCGAAAACTGGTTCAGGCAAGACTGCAGCATTTGTGCTCCCTATGATTGTTCACATTATGGATCAGCCTGAGCTTCAGAAGGAAGAAGGTCCAATAGGAGTCATATGTGCTCCAACAAGAGAATTGGCACATCAGATATATCTCGAAGCTAAGAAGTTTGCAAAGCCTTACAACCTTCAAGTTGCTGCTGTTTATGGTGGTGTTTCCAAATTTGAACAGTTTAAAGAACTGAAATCAGGCTGTGAAATAGTCGTTGCTACCCCAGGGAGACTGATAGACTTGCTTAAGATGAAGGCACTGAGGATGTTTAGGGCAACTTATCTGGTTCTTGATGAAGCTGATCGCATGTTTGATCTTGGGTTCGAGCCTCAGATACGATCCATTGTTGGTCAAATTAGACCAGACCGACAAACCTTGCTTTTTTCTGCAACAATGCCATACAAAGTGGAACGATTGGCTAGAGAAATTTTGACTGACCCTATTCGAGTCACAGTTGGTCAAGTTGGTAGTGCTAATGAAGACATTAAACAAGTTGTGAATGTACTCCCTTCTGATGCTGAGAAAATGCCATGGCTTCTTGAGAAAATGCCTGGTATGATTGATGATGGTGATGTGCTTGTATTTGCAACTAAGAAGGCTAGAGTTGATGAGGTTGAGAACCAGTTGAATCAGCATGGATTCAAAGTTGCAGCACTTCACGGTGACAAGGATCAAGCATCTCGAATGGAGACACTGCAGAAGTTCAAGTCTGGGATCTACCATGTTCTTGTTGCAACTGATGTTGCTGCACGTGGTCTGGACATAAAGTCAATTAAAACAGTTGTCAACTTTGATATTGCAAAAGAAATGGATATGCATATTCACCGCATTGGAAGAACTGGCCGGGCCGGTGATAAAGATGGCACCGCATATACTCTTATTACACAGAAAGAATCACGATTTGCAGGTGAATTGGTTCATAGTTTAATTGCTGCTGGTCAAGATGTGCCCAACGAACTTATGGACTTGGCAATGAAG GATGGCAGGTTCAGAGCTAACCGTGACTCCAGAAAAG GTGGGAAGAAAGGTGGCAAAGGAAAGggtggtggaggtggtggtggcggcggcggcggcgggggtggCGGTGCACGTGGGCGTGGCATACGTGGAGTTGATTTTGGCCTTGGCATTGGCTATGGTTCTGAATCAGGGCCACAAGTACCTGCTCCAAGATCTGCCACTGTAAACACGTTGAAGACAGGGATGATGCAAAATTTTAAGAGCAGCTTTGTTTCAGCGTCTTCGAGTGCGCCAAGCAACAGTGCACCTTTGAGGGGTGCACCTTTTGTAAAACCAGCACTTCGTGGTTTTGTTTCCGGTGGCACCATAGGAGGGGATTCAGGTGCAGCAAGGCCAGCACCACCGGCGCCATCAGTTGTTCCGGCATCCAGCCCCGCAGGAAACACTAACGAAAACGGGAACACAAACCCTGA